gaagatatccgtatttcGTCACTCCGCAGGGGGTTGCTTGTTACGCTAAGTTTAACATCGACGATGATGATACTTTGAGGGATTTTTTGAgaactccggatgaataccggaaatttcttttgataaaaatattgaaaatataCGTCAAGgccgaagacgttcgcaataatgaggttgcgcatagTAGGGATAACCTTCAGTCATCGGGTGATTATTGTGGAGCAGTTTTTGCCGGACAGGTTCCGAATGAAAGAGTTTGCCCTGATTTATACTTATCACcatgggcgaatgaggagcgagtaaataatttctctcctgctttacataatctacaagacaagtggtaaacttcaatttttcttagtgttacgatgtatatttttgttatattgaatttatattaacactcatatatttcacagggggtaccggccagatatgacttttataagttatgaacccacgcccagttggaatatgcgtatttctggtgtgttggatcatggtggtccatccgggagtcatcaccaacaggataatgtccatcaaggaatgtcaacacattacgacttgtaagtgaagtgatacagctatatggaaagtatttattaattttagtagcttattattttgttgtttgttcagtgaaaacgagcaagttgaaccacctgtccttactcaattgcccgaacaCGATATAttaaatcgggatctggcagatgcacagagtaaggaagagaacagtgattatgacaacaatgtcgATGATTCCAGAGACGACACACCCTTCCCTCGTGAGGatggtgatgaggaggaagagaatgaaggacctgatttgacgagggtgtatgctccacctcccgttagaccaagagtatACGAGTCCCAAgtgtcgtttcattcaaggaagattccctaccttggtaacttgccaagtatgccggatgtggatgctctcacaaggaattttgatgaaattcaGACAGCAATATGGGATGattctagaccaacggtgctggcaaagggcatgtttttttcctgataaagcgcgcctaagcagggcggcaAAAATGCACAatgtaaaagagtgtcgtgagatgacggtatgggagTCAACTCCGGAggtatacaaggttgtttgtTGCAGATGGTTTACGGATTGTCATTAGATGCTGCGTGCGAGCAAGAAGAAAACAGGTTTGTGGCAAGTGGGTAAATACATTCCCATCCACAGATGTGAAATGGATACATTCAATGGGAATCACTACAACTTGgatattgacttgatttctcttgtctttattccacaccttgaagcgtccataaggtataaaatcaaagagtgcattacatcagtccaccaagaatatggccataccattaccaaaagaaaggcatttctcgggcgcaaacgtgcgtttgaaattatttatggtaactgggataagtcatttgcagctctacccaagtacatggacgcactgcaacactttaacctcgggacggttgttgaatggaagcttgagcagaGTCCTAGAAAaccagaatatatattcaattacgtgttctgggcatttaaaccagcaattgatggtttttcGCATTGCCGGCTGGTaagcactcatgtctatggaaagtatgatatcaagTTATTGATagccgttgcagtagatgctagtggacaaatatttcctctagcttttgctatttgtgccaatgaaatccAAGAGATGTGGACGCTGTTTTTGAACGATTTGAAAGAGCAAGTTGTCAAACAGCGTTCCggcatttgtctaatatctgatcggcatagTGGTATCTTAAGTTCTGTAGAGAACTTGCCTGTATGGAAAGAACCTTATGCCTACCAcagttactgtgtgaggcactttAAGGCCAATTTCCAAAAGGCACATCCCAACAAGGATTTGTATGATTTGATGTGGATGGCAGCAACAGACCGCCAAGAGCATAAATTCTggaggcacatggaatctatcaggcaggaagacgagagagcctatcattggttgatgcgacatgagcttcacaagtggactttgcatgcggatggtggaagaagatggggaattctaaCTACAaacgtgtcagagtctttcaacgggttattgaagtcggtaagaggattgcctgtcactgccatggtgcagaTATCGTTCAAGCAGAtagcggagaggtttgttgaaagggctgcAGCTGCAACATCTTTGATgaaaaggggtgttgaatttatgccactgcCGATGAAGAGATTTGAGAAATGCAGGCGGCGAacacattggcattcatttttgcagtatgatcacggcgagcacattggcattcatgtattttcattatttgtactgaattttaattatgttaagttgctatattttgtgtttgtgttgtagtattaaaataaagaaggaacgggaaaataaaaacataatgcgcatattatgtaaacataaaaaattgttgttattatttacataaaatacaaaaaaaaaatcaatgtgtcccacagcCTGTGTGCTTTAATGCAGCCgatggcctgaggcgcatcccatcccacCCGGCTATGCTATCAGGAGTATCCTCATCAGGGCCCCTCTTTATAGcaggatgcgctgcagcatgatcaTCAGTGGTGCTGGCAGGATCGGTAGAAGGGGTCGTCCGTCTAGTAGAAACCTACAGAAGAATAGGTCATCTCAGTATAGCAAAGTATTTATTAAGTCACAACAGTTTAAATTATCTCACCATGGTCTcgtcgggctcctgaatataatcatccgtcGCAGCCATGTCAGCATCGCACAAATGGGCCTCCATGACGGGCGGGGATGAAgccttaataaaaaaaattaataaagttatggaaaataaatgagaaaagaaaaaataaatttaaatttaatactaaTAAAAACATACTTGCGCCtgtgatgatgagccataactcagccggTGCCCACTATCCAAATCTCGGGTCGGCCGATCCTCAGCAGCAGTCGATGAGCCTGGGAAGTATGCTTCCCAATCCTCTCCGGTAAGGTCCGTGCCCGTGATCAATAATGGACCTGACgaggtcacctgcgaagtccttGGAGTGAGCTGCATCCCAAGGCTTTATGACGGCATGTTGGTGGGATACTTGTCCGGCTCATGTAGGTCACCCGGCAGATCagcatcaacatcatcaacagggccctcaacgcccccttgctggggaaCACCTCCTCGCCGCCCACCACGTCCCCGTGCGGCAGCCCTGCCTCGTGCCGCCCggcgtatggaacgtaccgaccgccagCTTGATGAATGGGATTCTCGACAAAAAGTCGGATAACGCGGTGGTACCAGGGCATATAGATCTGAATAGTCTCCGTCTGGATCTAtgaagggggggaggggggaatcaGGTCAGCTCGCCGGTCCCAAGTATGGACCTGCGCCTCTAGCCATGCTACATATGCGTCGTCcgccctggaacgatcatcctgTTGATAATGTGTTGCCTCCCATGTAGGCCCTCTCGGTATATACTACAGACGGCCAAACTGGAGAAGTACCCGCTCcgtggcatgatgctccacaatatcgaGGCACATCAACGGGACGAAAGTGCTCCAAATCAGTCCCCCGGCCGAGCAATAATCGGGAAGGCCACCTATCAAGTTGTTGTTGTATGGCGTCTAGATGAACTATAAAATAACAATAGAAAACGTGACTATGTGCAACACATGTGAAGCTATACCAAGTAAGTTTAGATAAacatttacctgtgcgccctccagcaTATCCAACACATCCCTGCAAAGGGGGAGATTATGTCAAGCCTCGTAATTTCGTACATATCCACTCCGGAGAACCCACCTCCTAACTAGAGGAAGAAACAGAGGTGGTACATCTGGAGCTAATGGTGGTAGAGGTGGgtgcaactgcaggaaccgctcccaggcccaaacctaacataTAAAGTTGACTTAAAGTTTAAGATAAATTTTGACTAGATAGAATTGGAAGGAATGAACAGAGTATTCGAATATGCTTACACATGTAGAAGCGGCAAAAATCCATATACGTTAtgctgggtgcccatgctcgcccggcaCAGATGCCTGTACAAGTAGGCGAGAACAGAAGCACCCCAGTtgtactggggtaaatcatctagcagctgaagatgatgaagaaatcgcaAGCTGACTAGATTCCCCGAAGTGTTTGGGAACAAGACCCCCCCCAAACAGAAGGAGCGGCAGCAACCTCGTATACCGGTGAATATGCAGATCATCTATCTCCCCGGTGATGTCGGGGTGCAATATCTCCAAATACTGTCGAATAGCTGTCAAACTCATGCGACCTTCCCATGAGTTTGTAGTCTCATCCTGTGGCCTGAAACCAGTGAGATGCTGCAGCATGTCCAAATACTGCCCACGCCtcatctctctcatggcctgaGGCAATGTAACGGGCAGTCCATCAACAGGCATCCCATATATAACCTCCACGTCCTGCAGGgtgatggtggcctcgccaatgggcaagTGGAAAGTGTGCGTCTCTGGGCGCCACCGCTCTATTAGGGCCGTGATCAAAGACCAGCCGAGCTGCAGCCGCCCGATCTCCAAAATCTTGTAGAAGCCCATATCCCGCAGGCACTGGACTACACGGGGATGGAGATCTTTGTCCTTCATAACATCCCACATGTCGTCCACTCTCTTGGCGCGGAGAGTCTAggccagtaactctccctcccaAACATAGGCggacctatgatcgccctgtaacactaatagctcatcggagacaggtccgggatgcataggcggcacgtccatgtcgtctactgtaaattaaacaacactaattgtatgtttgatttgtaaattaaataattattttttatatttatacaatatttaattggacagagtatatatctatgtgttcgaggctcgatatttgatgcccattagcaccaagctatcctgagttcttgtatgtgtcaattttattattttaataattttgtatgtttgatctgtaaattaaataattattttttataattatacaatatttaattggatagagtatatacctatgggatcgaggctcgatatttgagacccagtagcaccaagctatcctgaattcttatgtgtgtcaattttaatattttcataattttgtatgtttgttttgtaaattaaataattaatttttatcatatttaattggacagagtatatacttatgggttccaggctcgatatttgagacccaatagtaccaagctatcctgaattcttatgtgtgtcaatttttacattttcataattttgtatgtttgttttgtaaattaaataattaatttttatcatatttaattggacagagtatatacctatgggttccaggctcgatatttgagacccaatagcaccaagctatcgtgaattcttatgtgtgttaattttaatattttcataattttgtattttgttttgtaaattaaataattaatttttatcatatttaattggacagagtatatacctatgggttccaggctcgatatttgagacccGGTAGCACCaaactatcctgaattcttatgtgtgtcaattttaatattttcataattttgtatgtttattttataaattaaataattaatttttatcatatttaattggacagagtatatacctatgggttccaggctcgatatttgaggcccagtagcaccaaactatcctgaattcttatgtgtgccaattttaatattttcataattttgtatgtttattttataaattaaataattaatttttataaattggacagagtttgtgtttgatctatcagGATAAAAGATACTTAAACTACAGGGATTCTACGCTAAAAGgctctacattttactacgctaaaagagCACTTGTctttaagtaaataaataatctaaactagataaaaacaacaaatacattttaatcacaaaacaaacacaaaacactaatatcttagtccggataaaaataacacaCTAGTTTAATcccaaaaaaaatacaaaacaacatggaaacacattcaaaataactaatatgcattattatacgagtttcgacataaactaaatcgcaatacctcgatttatgtttttcggaaagtcgatgaattgaaaatttgagccTGAAACGAGGAAACCACAACAATAGAAGGTTTGGCTAGGATGTGGGACCTACAACCTTATCTTTTTGTGTGACGGGTGAGGTCCACTACAATTTTTTTAGAAGGAAATTAGGGGGAGGGGGGTCATTCAGAATTTTGAATTGGGAGGGGAGGGGGGGCGTTTATTTATCTATGTATAGTACGGTATATAACTGCGCTAtacatatatagcgcggttatatgCCGCGCTATGCATAGCTGTCTTATCAGCCCTGTATAGCGCGGTTTACagtggcgttatatatatatagcgctcttttaagTAGCGTTATACTTTAACGGTCAAAACTCCGTTAAAGTATAGCAttctttaaaagagcgctatatatagAAATGTCACTCTTTTTTTAAAACACACATTTCTATCACACTTGTCCAAAAGAATCATAAATGGGTTCTGAACTCCAAATACAATAGGAGTTTATTATTGGTGTTGAATTGTATGACTATCACCTAAAAGAGTAAACTATTGGATATAGAGCTCACTATTATTTATTCTCACATGCGGATCTGACTCTTTTTCTTAGGCCAAACGCGTTAAGTTTGTGTCGCATAAGAAAGTTTCGAGTTGTTTGTTTAGTCATCTTATTGCTACAGCgcctcaataattcaaaattattcTTTTATCCTTATAATTGAATAAACTTATATTTGATACTTAACATCACATAACAAATTAGATTAATGAAAAATACCCCAACAGTATCTTAACCAAAAGAGtaagaagaaaagatgaagaatttCTTAAATCAAGCTAGTCTAGACTTAGAgaattaccaaaaatgaaaagAACGTGTCTGTGCTTTCACGGACATTCTTAAACCCACACACACAGATAAGACTGGAAAAGATAGACCACTAATGATTATATTGCTGTTTTATACGATTCATCTCTTTTTTccatttttccttctcttttatCCAAACCCGAAAACTAATACTCCATAGTGGTGGAAGAAATAAATTACATTCTACCAAAAATAAATCCACCTACGAAATATGGATTGGCTAATTAAGTTGGATAAAGAGTGACAGCAAATTAACTGGGAAAGAAGATAAGCAAACAGATGGAAATGAAGTGAAGATTTGACTAAATTTGGTTCGGAAAGAAGATAACACACGAACTAGTTTCTTTgtcaagtttttttttttctaaaattaatCCATCCACCCAGATTTTCACCACACGTAGTGGTAGGGGTTTGACCTGGACTCCTGCCTTGTATATTATTAACGAAAGTGTATAATAGCGGGTATATAAAATCGGAACCTCTAAAATACATAAAGAATATACAAGAGAAAAGGAAACTAATTAAGGGGAATCCCTTCTACAGATAAGCTCTCAAAACAAATAGGTCCTATGACCATATAAGGATTCTCTGCCAGAATCCATGTGTTCAAAAACCTTACCCAATACCTGTCTTTTGTCATCTGATGCCAATTTTGTCCAAGATATAGGCTCCTTTCACATGAAGAGGGAGCTCATTATTAATTTGAGAAAAGATCCTGGAATCATCTTCAATAGCACATGCAGAAAATTTGAAAAACATGGAACTTTTCAAGAGTACGGAATCAAAGTGTGATTTTTTTGGACTCAAGCGACATAaatagactaaaaagaaaattggGCATCACTTTaaatatagcgcggttattcatcgcgctataccttaacagcagttttgtccgttaaggtatagcgcggtgagtAACCGCGCTATATTTGAACTTAAAATGGGTAGGAGGTATAGTGCGCATATACAGCGCGTTGTATATGCGCGCTATACCTATATAAAAAATCGTGTCATCTCCTTCCCCCACCAGACGCGAACCAGCAGACCCCAAAATAAAAAAATCGGGCCCCTCTCcatttttaaagaaaaacaaCTCAGTGGAGCCCAGCTGTCCCACAAAAAGTGTATCTTCTGGGTATTATAGCAAGCTTACACCGGATCTAAGGTGTTATCGCGTAATGGATTGCTCGTTTCGgcccccaaatcatcaaatcctcacctttcaaaaaattataaatcgaggtattccgacttactttttgttaaaactcatgtataaaaaatgtGTATTAGTTATTTTTACTATGATCTATATTTTTTCGTGATTATTttttgatttaattaatttgttattttttatccgaaTTAGATTATTTTTGtggtaaaaaattagtaaaatagataaattattattttatgattaATTAATGTTATTAgctattataaaaaatatttattagttatTCTTTattgtggtatatgtatttttgtgaatgttttatgattaaattaatttattattttttatccggattagattatttatgtgctaaaagattagtaaaattgataaattattattttatgaataattaatgttatttaattttattgttgtacatatattaatatgtgactttatttttatttagtgcCCTTTAGTGTTATGTTGTGCCCGTAATTATAATCTAGTGCCCTTTAGCCTAGTAAaatatagtgccctttagcgtattATCTTTgtaattattgaaattaattatttaattatttattaaccgcaaaatatttataaaaaaaatgatagttcaaacacaaactctctcgaatgttagtcaacaaatgtaagaaaataacattaaaataataatatttgtcaaactaagtattgttatatgaatacttattaattatatcatgtatagttataaaataagaaacaaatatagaaaataataaactaacatataaaataataaactaagatataaaataatatcatataaaataataaactaacatatatataaaataagaaacaaacatataaaatcatAGTATAATAATCAAGGATTTTATCCCTAACTCCCAAAAAGAAAGTTGTTTTAGCCCTCATCATAGTATAATAATCAAGGATGTAATCTCTTACTACACCATATATACCAACATACTAGCTTACAACATGTAACTTAGAAAATCAAAATTGCATccaacttttttctttttaaacatTAAAAAAAAGCAGTTCAGTGCACAAAGCATCTCGCATTCatgtaaaataagaaaataacatataaaataagaaacaaacatataaaataataaagtaacgtataaaataataaactaacatataaaataattaactaacatataaaataataaactaatatataaaataataacataacatataaaataataaattaacatataaaataataatatagaaaatgtatcaacttaagtaataatatagtaaaaatatcgattaaatattaatataaaagatattacaatatatttaaagacgttaagcaatcaaaaagaaaaatactttaattaatattgtttaatTTACAGACATCATTATGGAGGTTCCCCttatgcatcccggacctgcatctcgagagctattGTAGCTTACAGGGCAATCATAGGTCTTCATACATCTGGGATGACAATATTTGTCCCAGACATTCTGCCCTAGACgtatagacgatatgtgggagttcattagggaccacTCACTCTATCCTCGTATAGTTAGACGCCTTCAGGATACAAGTTTCTCCAGGATCATAGAGATCGGCTGGTTGTAGTTCGACTGGGCGTTGATCACggctatgatagagcggtggcgacagGAGACACACGCGTTTCATCTACCCATCGGCGAGGCTACCATCACGCTTGAGGACGTGGAGGTTCTCTTCGGGCTGCTGGTTGATGGATTACCTGTAGCTTACCCGCATGCTCTTAG
This sequence is a window from Nicotiana tomentosiformis chromosome 5, ASM39032v3, whole genome shotgun sequence. Protein-coding genes within it:
- the LOC138892697 gene encoding uncharacterized protein; amino-acid sequence: MPDVDALTRNFDEIQTAIWDDSRPTVLAKALPKYMDALQHFNLGTVVEWKLEQSPRKPEYIFNYVFWAFKPAIDGFSHCRLVSTHVYGKYDIKLLIAVAVDASGQIFPLAFAICANEIQEMWTLFLNDLKEQVVKQRSGICLISDRHSGILSSVENLPVWKEPYAYHSYCVRHFKANFQKAHPNKDLYDLMWMAATDRQEHKFWRHMESIRQEDERAYHWLMRHELHKWTLHADGGRRWGILTTNVSESFNGLLKSVRGLPVTAMVQISFKQIAESMITASTLAFMYFHYLY
- the LOC138892698 gene encoding serine/threonine-protein phosphatase 7 long form homolog, yielding MWDVMKDKDLHPRVVQCLRDMGFYKILEIGRLQLGWSLITALIERWRPETHTFHLPIGEATITLQDVEVIYGMPVDGLPVTLPQAMREMRRGQYLDMLQHLTGFRPQDETTNSWEGRMSLTAIRQYLEILHPDITGEIDDLHIHRYTRLLPLLLFGGGLVPKHFGESSQLAISSSSSAAR